One stretch of Amycolatopsis tolypomycina DNA includes these proteins:
- a CDS encoding NlpC/P60 family protein: MRSHPVKRVVSGALAAASVITVVTMAQPATAAPVPVLQAPPTGSDALAKYRDLAAQAEKLNEDLLAAQADLTAKQGQLDKANADVDAAKNAGAQAVEAKQKYQSEVDKFAGASFTSGVQMNKLSALLAGTSTQDFLDRSAALEVIATDKNAAMDNLSDAAAKAEAAERTAADAAKRAQDARDAAAKLASDIEAKKKDLQGQIDQIEAQSRSLSNADRAAQKDTGGAAPNVKAPTAAAQAAVNAALSKLGSAYVWGATGPSTFDCSGLMQWAYKQAGITLPRNSAAQAGFGTPVSRSQLQPGDLVAYYSPVSHIGMYIGDGKMVHAPTSGDVVKISPLMSEYAGATRPTA, encoded by the coding sequence ATGCGTTCGCATCCCGTGAAGCGCGTGGTGTCAGGTGCCCTCGCCGCGGCCTCGGTGATCACCGTCGTCACCATGGCCCAGCCGGCCACCGCCGCCCCCGTCCCCGTCCTCCAGGCGCCGCCCACCGGCTCCGACGCCCTCGCCAAGTACCGCGACCTCGCGGCGCAGGCGGAAAAGCTCAACGAAGACCTGCTCGCGGCCCAGGCCGACCTGACCGCGAAGCAAGGCCAGCTCGACAAGGCCAACGCCGACGTCGACGCCGCGAAGAACGCCGGCGCCCAGGCCGTCGAAGCCAAGCAGAAGTACCAGTCCGAAGTGGACAAGTTCGCCGGCGCGTCGTTCACCAGCGGCGTCCAGATGAACAAGCTGTCGGCGCTGCTGGCCGGAACGTCCACTCAGGACTTCCTGGACCGGTCCGCGGCCCTGGAAGTCATCGCGACCGACAAGAACGCCGCGATGGACAACCTCAGCGACGCGGCGGCCAAGGCCGAGGCAGCCGAGCGCACGGCCGCCGACGCGGCGAAGCGGGCGCAGGACGCCCGGGACGCGGCGGCGAAGCTGGCGTCGGACATCGAAGCCAAGAAGAAGGACCTGCAGGGCCAGATCGACCAGATCGAGGCCCAGAGCCGGAGCCTCAGCAACGCCGACCGGGCCGCCCAGAAGGACACCGGCGGGGCGGCGCCGAACGTCAAGGCGCCCACCGCCGCCGCGCAGGCCGCGGTCAACGCGGCGCTGAGCAAGCTCGGCAGCGCCTACGTCTGGGGCGCCACCGGGCCGAGCACGTTCGACTGCTCCGGCCTGATGCAGTGGGCGTACAAGCAGGCCGGCATCACCCTGCCGCGGAACTCCGCGGCGCAGGCCGGGTTCGGCACCCCGGTGTCGCGCAGCCAGCTGCAGCCCGGCGACCTGGTCGCCTACTACTCCCCCGTGTCCCACATCGGGATGTACATCGGCGACGGCAAGATGGTGCACGCGCCGACGAGCGGCGACGTCGTCAAGATCTCGCCGCTGATGAGCGAGTACGCGGGAGCCACGCGCCCCACGGCGTGA
- the rho gene encoding transcription termination factor Rho: protein MSFHGILDLSGKTAFARPGYRPAPDDVAVPLALVRKHNLRPGDEITGIADKITSVNGADPDEPRPRFADLVPVHPDRRLLLETTPTRLLPRVIDLVTPLGRGQRALVVSPPKAGKTTVLQEIGHGLSVNHPDCRLLVLLADERPEEVTELSRTVRGEVIASTFDRPPAEHVAVAELTVERAKRLVERGEDVVLLLDSLTRLGRAYNLSARQSGRTLSGGVDAAALQPMKRILGAARNVEGGGSLTIIATALVETGSLADTVFFEELKSTGNAELKLDRKAAERRIFPAVDVVASGTRREELLVTPGELAAMREVRRALPGPNAIEQLLEQLRKTGSNAEFLLRVTGAAALPEAA, encoded by the coding sequence ATGTCTTTTCACGGAATTCTCGACCTGTCCGGCAAAACCGCGTTCGCCCGGCCCGGTTACCGACCGGCGCCCGACGACGTCGCCGTCCCGCTTGCCCTGGTCCGCAAGCACAACCTGCGGCCCGGCGACGAAATCACCGGCATCGCCGACAAGATCACCAGCGTCAACGGTGCCGACCCGGACGAACCGCGCCCGCGGTTCGCCGACCTCGTCCCGGTGCACCCGGACCGGCGGCTGCTGCTCGAAACCACGCCGACGCGGCTGCTGCCCCGCGTCATCGACCTCGTCACCCCGCTGGGCCGGGGGCAGCGCGCGCTGGTCGTCTCGCCGCCCAAAGCGGGGAAAACCACTGTGCTGCAGGAAATCGGCCACGGGCTGTCGGTCAACCACCCCGACTGCCGGCTGCTGGTGCTGCTCGCCGACGAGCGTCCGGAAGAGGTCACCGAGCTGAGCCGGACCGTGCGCGGCGAGGTGATCGCGTCCACTTTCGACCGTCCGCCCGCGGAACACGTTGCGGTGGCGGAACTCACGGTCGAGCGCGCGAAACGCTTGGTGGAGCGCGGCGAAGACGTCGTGCTGCTGCTCGACTCGCTCACCCGGCTCGGCCGCGCGTACAACCTTTCGGCGCGCCAGTCCGGCCGGACGCTGTCCGGCGGCGTCGACGCGGCCGCGTTGCAGCCGATGAAACGGATCCTCGGCGCGGCAAGGAACGTCGAAGGCGGCGGTTCGCTCACGATCATCGCGACGGCCCTGGTGGAGACGGGTTCGCTCGCCGACACGGTGTTCTTCGAGGAGCTGAAGAGTACCGGCAACGCCGAACTCAAGCTCGACCGCAAGGCGGCCGAGCGCCGCATCTTCCCGGCGGTCGACGTGGTGGCCTCCGGCACCCGCCGCGAAGAACTCCTGGTCACGCCGGGCGAACTGGCGGCCATGCGCGAAGTCCGGCGGGCGCTGCCGGGACCGAACGCGATCGAGCAGCTGCTGGAGCAGCTCCGCAAGACCGGCTCCAACGCCGAGTTCCTGCTCCGCGTGACGGGCGCGGCAGCGCTGCCGGAAGCGGCCTAG
- a CDS encoding LysR family transcriptional regulator, with amino-acid sequence MLDAHRLAVLAEVAHAGSIAAAAQALSFTPSAVSQQVAKLERDVGARLLHRHARGVTLTPAGEALLVHAEAIVGELRLAERTVRALLDEELTVGTFASAGMTLVPAALAEFRRDHPGVALRLLDLEPPDGYGLVSSRDLDLLITHRYPGAPLPDPRGLERTLLRSERFRLILPQGHPKARARRLTLRELAAEDWISGSPGVPNRACLEELAGTAGVRLRVAYETRDYQVIVALVEAGLGIAFVPESVLDRVGPERVEVRDAADARPAREIFLVHHRRPGTLVTEMVARLSR; translated from the coding sequence GTGCTCGACGCCCACCGCCTGGCCGTGCTGGCCGAGGTCGCGCACGCCGGCTCGATCGCCGCGGCCGCCCAGGCGCTTTCCTTCACGCCGTCCGCCGTCTCGCAGCAGGTGGCCAAGCTGGAACGCGACGTCGGCGCCCGCCTGCTGCACCGCCACGCCCGCGGCGTCACGCTCACCCCGGCCGGGGAGGCGCTGCTCGTCCACGCCGAGGCGATCGTCGGGGAGCTGCGCTTGGCCGAGCGGACGGTCCGGGCGCTGCTCGACGAGGAGCTGACGGTGGGCACGTTCGCGAGCGCGGGCATGACCCTGGTGCCTGCCGCGCTCGCCGAGTTCCGCCGCGACCACCCCGGGGTGGCGCTGCGGCTGCTGGACCTCGAGCCGCCCGACGGGTACGGCCTGGTCAGCTCCCGCGACCTCGACCTGCTGATCACCCACCGCTATCCCGGCGCGCCGCTGCCGGACCCGCGCGGTCTCGAACGCACGCTGCTGCGCTCGGAACGCTTCCGGCTGATCCTGCCGCAGGGCCACCCGAAGGCCCGCGCCCGCCGGCTCACGCTGCGGGAGCTGGCCGCGGAGGACTGGATTTCCGGCAGCCCCGGCGTGCCCAACCGCGCCTGCCTGGAGGAGCTCGCCGGCACTGCGGGCGTCCGGCTGCGGGTGGCGTACGAAACCCGGGACTACCAGGTGATCGTGGCGCTGGTCGAGGCCGGGCTGGGCATCGCGTTCGTGCCGGAGAGCGTGCTCGACCGGGTGGGCCCGGAACGCGTCGAGGTGCGTGACGCGGCGGACGCGCGGCCGGCGCGGGAGATCTTCCTGGTGCACCACCGGCGGCCGGGAACGCTGGTGACCGAGATGGTGGCGCGGCTCAGCCGGTGA
- a CDS encoding DUF3072 domain-containing protein → MTDQVEPNPEKDPSDWTTGDEPMTGPQKSYLQTLAQEAGEEVPDDLTKAQASERIDALQKATGRGT, encoded by the coding sequence ATGACCGACCAGGTGGAGCCGAACCCCGAGAAGGACCCGAGCGACTGGACCACCGGCGACGAGCCGATGACCGGGCCGCAGAAGTCGTACCTGCAGACGCTGGCGCAGGAAGCCGGCGAGGAGGTGCCGGACGACCTGACGAAGGCGCAGGCGTCCGAGCGGATCGACGCCCTGCAGAAGGCGACCGGCCGCGGCACGTGA
- a CDS encoding PrsW family intramembrane metalloprotease gives MTLPPARPATATARPRRVWLRMFLTGALLWVLAVVVTFVTGNPNLVPTVVLLGSFLVPVTFVAWAFGRRRSGEVTSELLFSTFVAGGVLGVLAASLLESYLLHPSAWLFAGVGLIEEAVKLAVLAVLTRHLRVKFATDGLVLGATVGFGFAAFESAGYAFTALFTERGLSLMDLVQTELLRGVLAPVGHGLWTAILGGVLFSASDHRHFALTLRLLLSYLGVALLHALWDAMHGIALVLTLLLTGTPWQYVQLEQGYQPQPTALQADVFTVLSWGGLALVSVIGVGWLLAVRARARRGERQAAVLWRIPAGRPPR, from the coding sequence ATGACCCTTCCGCCCGCTCGGCCCGCGACCGCCACCGCCCGGCCACGCCGGGTCTGGCTGCGGATGTTCCTCACCGGTGCCCTCCTGTGGGTGCTCGCCGTTGTCGTCACCTTCGTCACCGGCAACCCCAACCTCGTGCCCACCGTTGTGCTGCTCGGGAGCTTTCTCGTGCCCGTCACCTTCGTCGCCTGGGCGTTCGGGCGGCGGCGGAGCGGGGAAGTCACCTCCGAACTGCTCTTCAGCACCTTCGTCGCCGGTGGGGTGCTCGGTGTGCTTGCCGCCTCGCTGCTCGAGTCCTACCTGCTGCACCCCTCCGCTTGGCTCTTCGCCGGGGTCGGGCTGATCGAAGAAGCCGTCAAGCTCGCCGTGCTGGCCGTGCTCACGCGGCACCTTCGGGTCAAGTTCGCCACCGACGGGCTCGTGCTCGGCGCCACCGTCGGGTTCGGGTTCGCCGCCTTCGAATCCGCCGGCTACGCCTTCACCGCGCTGTTCACCGAACGCGGGCTCTCGCTCATGGACCTCGTCCAGACCGAGCTGCTCCGCGGCGTGCTCGCCCCCGTCGGCCACGGCCTGTGGACCGCGATCCTCGGCGGCGTGCTCTTCTCCGCCAGTGACCACCGCCACTTCGCCCTGACGCTCCGCCTGCTCCTCAGCTACCTCGGTGTCGCCCTCCTCCACGCGCTCTGGGACGCCATGCACGGCATCGCCCTCGTGCTCACCCTGCTGCTCACCGGCACGCCGTGGCAGTACGTGCAGCTGGAACAGGGCTACCAGCCGCAGCCCACCGCGCTGCAGGCCGACGTCTTCACCGTGCTCTCCTGGGGTGGCCTCGCCCTGGTGTCGGTGATCGGCGTCGGCTGGCTGCTCGCCGTGCGGGCCCGGGCCCGGCGCGGTGAGCGGCAGGCGGCCGTGCTGTGGCGGATCCCCGCCGGACGGCCGCCGCGCTGA
- a CDS encoding LLM class flavin-dependent oxidoreductase yields MPQKAFRFGVVAGATEGGAQWLATARRAEELGYSTLLCPDNLNMPSPTAALAAAAAATTELRVGSFVLASPLRTARAAAWEAHSLTVVTGGRFELGLGTGRPEMRQQAEELGLPYGSGQDRLDSVSETVDHVRRLDGDAHTPVMIAAGGPKARRLAGLKADIIALAGSPLTTREETAEYVGEIQDAAGARDVELAMNILVVGEEMPPWMRGFFGVDAETLVEHDSLAMLRGNADDMAAELQRRRDELGVSYISVNGAFLEDFAPVVALLSGK; encoded by the coding sequence ATGCCGCAGAAGGCATTCCGGTTCGGTGTGGTCGCGGGCGCGACCGAGGGCGGCGCGCAGTGGCTCGCCACCGCCCGCCGGGCCGAAGAGCTCGGCTATTCGACGCTGCTGTGCCCGGACAACCTGAACATGCCGTCGCCGACGGCGGCCCTCGCGGCGGCCGCCGCGGCGACGACCGAGCTGCGCGTCGGCTCGTTCGTGCTGGCCAGCCCGCTGCGCACCGCGCGGGCGGCGGCCTGGGAGGCGCACAGCCTGACCGTCGTCACCGGTGGCCGGTTCGAGCTCGGCCTCGGCACCGGACGGCCGGAAATGCGGCAGCAGGCCGAAGAACTCGGGCTGCCCTACGGCTCGGGCCAGGACCGCCTGGACTCGGTTTCCGAGACGGTCGACCACGTGCGAAGGCTCGACGGCGACGCGCACACGCCGGTGATGATCGCCGCGGGCGGGCCGAAGGCGCGCCGCCTCGCCGGGTTGAAGGCCGACATCATCGCGCTGGCGGGCAGTCCGCTGACGACCCGCGAGGAAACCGCCGAGTACGTCGGGGAGATCCAGGACGCCGCCGGTGCTCGCGACGTCGAGCTGGCCATGAACATCCTGGTCGTCGGCGAGGAGATGCCGCCGTGGATGCGCGGCTTCTTCGGTGTCGACGCCGAGACCCTCGTCGAGCACGACTCCCTGGCCATGCTCCGCGGCAATGCCGACGACATGGCGGCGGAGCTCCAGCGGCGGCGGGACGAACTCGGCGTGTCCTACATCAGCGTCAACGGCGCGTTTCTCGAGGACTTCGCCCCGGTGGTGGCGCTGCTGTCGGGGAAGTGA
- a CDS encoding peptidoglycan-binding domain-containing protein, translating to MFTKAAVLTALTAATFAVAAPAQAETAATTVLPGANMEAVLKAAQIDPRRADSTQTPGAHDSVLLVEQALQAKGLLDSQYVDGYFGTTTISAYSQYQKSLGYTGLDASGLPGKTSLEKLGEGRYTVTNPVSAGSQVTYHSKTLNTRTKAMLVEAERLYGAQVTLTQGSYNAGGVDASAGTHDGGGAMDISVLNISSANRTKLLTALRKVGFAAWLRTPAQGFDYHIHAMAVSDPDLSSGAQHQTGDYYLGMNGLAGRGADDGPQVTKVTWEEYQRS from the coding sequence ATGTTCACGAAGGCCGCCGTACTCACGGCGCTCACCGCCGCGACGTTCGCCGTGGCCGCACCGGCTCAGGCCGAGACTGCGGCCACGACGGTTCTGCCGGGCGCGAACATGGAAGCCGTGCTGAAGGCGGCCCAGATCGACCCGCGCCGGGCCGACAGCACCCAGACCCCGGGTGCGCACGACAGCGTCCTGCTCGTCGAGCAGGCGCTGCAGGCGAAGGGCCTGCTCGACAGCCAGTACGTCGACGGCTACTTCGGCACCACCACGATCTCGGCGTACTCGCAGTACCAGAAGTCGCTGGGCTACACCGGTCTCGACGCTTCCGGCCTGCCGGGCAAGACCTCGCTGGAGAAGCTGGGCGAAGGCCGCTACACGGTCACGAACCCGGTCTCCGCCGGCAGCCAGGTGACTTACCACAGCAAGACCCTCAACACCCGCACCAAGGCGATGCTCGTCGAGGCGGAGCGGCTCTACGGCGCGCAGGTGACCCTCACCCAGGGCTCGTACAACGCGGGCGGCGTCGACGCTTCGGCAGGCACCCACGACGGCGGCGGCGCGATGGACATCTCGGTCCTGAACATCTCCTCGGCGAACCGGACGAAGCTGCTGACCGCGCTGCGCAAGGTCGGGTTCGCGGCCTGGCTGCGCACGCCGGCGCAGGGCTTCGACTACCACATCCACGCGATGGCGGTCTCCGACCCGGACCTGTCCTCGGGGGCGCAGCACCAGACCGGTGACTACTACCTGGGCATGAACGGCCTCGCCGGCCGCGGCGCCGACGACGGCCCCCAGGTCACCAAGGTCACCTGGGAGGAGTACCAGCGCAGCTGA
- a CDS encoding LysR family transcriptional regulator, producing MFGLERMRALHAVATHGSVAAAAGALHVTPSGVSQQLAKLEREAGQPLLEPRGRGVRLTKAGQVLAGHAERILAQVAAAKADLELLREDVIGPLRIGAIPTTVHALLPPALAALAAQHPRLAVTLHEGEAEQTMPRVLAGDLDVAVLESWNDRPTVLPPSTTRIELFSDVADLALPAGHRLAHRKAVDLSEVDDLPWIGWSAGSGCYEWLVQVLRKQRLEPRISCTVGGYPTQLALVAGNVGAALVPRLARDRLPDGVRILTTRPALTRTIHAICRAGEEDRGAVRACLDALRAASARFESAGRVTG from the coding sequence GTGTTCGGACTCGAGCGGATGCGGGCGCTGCACGCCGTCGCGACCCACGGCTCGGTCGCCGCGGCGGCCGGCGCCCTGCACGTCACGCCGTCCGGGGTGTCGCAGCAGCTGGCGAAGCTGGAGCGGGAGGCCGGCCAGCCACTGCTGGAGCCGCGCGGGCGCGGCGTCCGGCTGACGAAGGCGGGCCAGGTGCTGGCCGGGCACGCGGAGCGGATCCTCGCCCAGGTCGCCGCGGCGAAGGCGGACCTGGAGCTGCTGCGCGAGGACGTCATCGGGCCGCTGCGGATCGGCGCGATCCCGACGACGGTGCACGCGCTGCTGCCGCCCGCGCTGGCCGCCCTCGCCGCCCAGCACCCGCGGCTGGCGGTGACCCTGCACGAGGGCGAGGCCGAGCAGACGATGCCCCGCGTGCTGGCAGGCGACCTCGACGTCGCCGTGCTGGAGAGCTGGAACGACCGCCCGACGGTGCTCCCGCCGTCGACGACGCGGATCGAGCTGTTCTCCGACGTCGCCGACCTCGCCCTGCCCGCCGGGCACCGGCTGGCCCACCGCAAGGCGGTCGATCTGTCCGAAGTGGACGACCTGCCGTGGATCGGCTGGAGCGCCGGGTCCGGCTGTTACGAGTGGCTGGTGCAGGTGCTGCGCAAGCAGCGGCTGGAGCCGCGGATCAGCTGCACCGTCGGCGGGTACCCGACCCAGCTGGCCCTGGTGGCCGGCAACGTCGGCGCGGCGCTGGTGCCCCGGCTGGCCCGCGACCGGCTGCCCGACGGCGTCCGCATCCTGACCACGCGCCCGGCGCTGACTCGCACGATCCACGCGATCTGCCGGGCCGGCGAGGAGGACCGCGGGGCCGTGCGGGCGTGCCTGGACGCGTTGCGGGCCGCGTCGGCGCGGTTCGAGAGCGCGGGACGGGTCACCGGCTGA
- a CDS encoding threonine/serine dehydratase, with the protein MISTADVERAAARIEGRVRRTPVLAADEGVWFKLEHLQHTGSFKARGAFNRIIASGEQTGVVAASGGNAGLAVAYAAREFGLPARVYVPATAPAVKVAKLRQLGAAVELVGEKYADAYDAAVKHAADTGELFCHAYDQPDICAGQGTLGLELLAQAGDLDTILVAVGGGGLLAGVAAAVEGRARVVGVEPRTIPTLHAALAAGEPVAVDVSGVAADSLGATRLGDIAFAVATRTDAGSVLVDDTAIVEARAALWDHYRLAVEPGGATAFAALRSGAYRPAPGERVAVLLCGANTDPATLTSPTAAPPPGRSPRETRR; encoded by the coding sequence ATGATCAGCACTGCGGATGTCGAACGGGCGGCCGCGCGCATCGAGGGCCGGGTCCGCCGGACGCCGGTGCTCGCCGCGGACGAGGGCGTGTGGTTCAAGCTGGAACACCTGCAGCACACGGGATCGTTCAAGGCCAGGGGCGCGTTCAACCGGATCATCGCCTCGGGCGAGCAGACCGGCGTGGTGGCCGCTTCGGGCGGCAACGCCGGTCTCGCCGTCGCCTACGCCGCCCGCGAATTCGGCCTGCCGGCCCGGGTGTACGTCCCGGCGACCGCGCCCGCGGTGAAGGTCGCGAAGCTGCGGCAGCTCGGCGCGGCGGTGGAGCTGGTCGGCGAGAAGTACGCCGACGCCTACGACGCGGCCGTGAAGCACGCCGCGGACACCGGCGAGCTCTTCTGCCACGCCTACGACCAGCCGGACATCTGCGCCGGGCAGGGCACGCTCGGCCTGGAACTGCTGGCGCAGGCCGGCGACCTGGACACGATCCTCGTCGCGGTCGGCGGGGGCGGGTTGCTGGCCGGGGTCGCCGCCGCGGTCGAAGGCCGGGCGCGCGTGGTCGGCGTCGAGCCGCGCACGATCCCGACGCTGCACGCGGCGCTGGCCGCCGGCGAGCCGGTCGCGGTCGACGTCTCGGGCGTCGCCGCCGACTCCCTCGGCGCGACCCGGCTCGGCGACATCGCCTTCGCGGTCGCCACCCGCACGGACGCGGGGTCGGTGCTGGTGGACGACACCGCGATCGTCGAGGCCAGGGCTGCGTTGTGGGACCACTACCGCCTCGCCGTCGAACCCGGTGGCGCGACGGCGTTCGCCGCGCTGCGCTCCGGCGCCTACCGGCCCGCGCCGGGCGAGCGGGTCGCCGTCCTGCTCTGCGGGGCCAACACCGACCCGGCGACGCTCACTTCCCCGACAGCAGCGCCACCACCGGGGCGAAGTCCTCGAGAAACGCGCCGTTGA
- a CDS encoding extracellular catalytic domain type 1 short-chain-length polyhydroxyalkanoate depolymerase yields MRRILTALSAALLAIAASIVLVVAAQPASAATLTRVTDFGSNPSNLNMYTYVPDRVAARPALLVAVHYCTGSASAIFNGYARDYVTAADQYGYVIVFPEATRSGQCFDVSSPQALTRGGGSDPVGILSMVNWAKQRYNVDSSRVYVTGFSSGAMMTNVLAAEYPDVFAAGSAFMGVPAGCFATTDGSSWNSQCSGGQLVKTAQQWGDQARQMSGGRTGPFPRMQLWHGTADDTLRYPNFGEEIKQWTNLHGLSQTPSSSDSPQSSWTRTRYGATGTQAPVEGISVQGAGHSLPQNGMIAYAIAFLGLNSGGTTTTTPTSSTPPTGGTLGSAAARTGRYFGTAVSASKLSDSVYTGILSREFSMITAENEMKIDATEPSQNQFSYANADRIVNQATSQGARLRGHTLAWHQQQPGWMQGMEGTALRQAMLNHVTQVATHYRGKIYAWDVVNEAFEDGGSGARRNSNLQRTGNDWIEAAFTAARAADPGAKLCYNDYNTDDWTHAKTQAVYRMVQDFKARGVPIDCVGFQSHFNPNSPVPSNYQTTLQNFANLGVDVQITELDIEGSGTAQANNFRTVTSACLAVSRCTGITVWGIRDTDSWRASGTPLLFDGNGQKKAAYTATLEALNGDPAPPTSSTVPTSPGGCAAAYVKTAEWNVGFNGQVTVTGTNNWVLTITFQAPQKVIGSWNYTGTWDSTGYVLTARPNGSGNVIGFTVQHGGNLTPPTVTCASG; encoded by the coding sequence GTGCGAAGAATCCTCACTGCCCTTTCCGCTGCCCTGCTGGCGATCGCCGCGTCGATCGTGCTGGTCGTGGCGGCGCAGCCGGCGTCCGCGGCCACGTTGACGCGGGTCACCGACTTCGGCAGCAACCCCAGCAACCTCAACATGTACACCTACGTCCCGGACCGCGTCGCCGCGCGCCCGGCGCTGCTGGTGGCCGTCCACTACTGCACCGGCTCGGCGTCGGCGATCTTCAACGGCTACGCCCGCGACTACGTCACCGCGGCCGACCAGTACGGGTACGTCATCGTGTTCCCGGAGGCCACCCGCAGCGGGCAGTGCTTCGACGTCTCCTCGCCGCAGGCCCTCACCCGCGGCGGCGGCAGCGACCCGGTCGGCATCCTCTCGATGGTCAACTGGGCCAAGCAGCGCTACAACGTCGACTCCTCCCGCGTGTACGTCACCGGGTTCTCCTCCGGCGCGATGATGACGAACGTGCTCGCCGCGGAGTACCCGGACGTGTTCGCCGCCGGCTCGGCGTTCATGGGCGTGCCGGCCGGGTGCTTCGCGACCACGGACGGGTCGAGCTGGAACAGCCAGTGCTCGGGTGGTCAGCTCGTCAAGACCGCGCAGCAGTGGGGCGACCAGGCACGCCAGATGAGCGGCGGGCGCACCGGCCCGTTCCCGCGGATGCAGCTGTGGCACGGCACGGCGGACGACACCCTGCGCTACCCGAACTTCGGCGAGGAGATCAAGCAGTGGACGAACCTGCACGGGCTCTCGCAGACGCCGTCGTCGAGTGACTCCCCGCAGTCGAGCTGGACGCGCACCCGCTACGGCGCGACCGGCACGCAGGCGCCGGTCGAGGGCATCAGCGTCCAGGGTGCCGGGCATTCGCTGCCGCAGAACGGGATGATCGCGTACGCGATCGCGTTCCTCGGCCTGAACAGCGGTGGTACCACGACGACGACGCCCACGTCGTCCACGCCGCCCACCGGCGGCACGCTGGGCAGCGCGGCGGCGCGGACCGGGCGCTACTTCGGGACGGCGGTCTCGGCGAGCAAGCTGTCGGACAGCGTGTACACCGGGATCCTGAGCCGCGAGTTCTCCATGATCACCGCGGAGAACGAGATGAAGATCGACGCGACCGAGCCGTCGCAGAACCAGTTCTCGTACGCCAACGCGGACCGGATCGTGAACCAGGCGACGAGCCAGGGCGCCCGGCTGCGCGGGCACACGCTGGCCTGGCACCAGCAGCAGCCGGGCTGGATGCAGGGCATGGAGGGCACGGCGCTGCGGCAGGCGATGCTCAACCACGTCACCCAGGTCGCCACGCACTACCGAGGCAAGATCTACGCGTGGGACGTGGTGAACGAGGCCTTTGAGGACGGCGGTTCCGGCGCCCGGCGCAATTCCAACCTGCAGCGCACGGGCAACGACTGGATCGAGGCGGCGTTCACCGCGGCGCGCGCGGCCGACCCGGGCGCGAAGCTGTGCTACAACGACTACAACACCGACGACTGGACTCACGCGAAGACGCAGGCCGTGTACCGGATGGTGCAGGACTTCAAGGCCCGCGGCGTGCCGATCGACTGCGTCGGGTTCCAGTCGCACTTCAACCCCAACAGCCCGGTGCCGTCGAACTACCAGACCACGCTGCAGAACTTCGCGAACCTGGGCGTGGACGTGCAGATCACCGAGCTGGACATCGAGGGCTCGGGGACGGCCCAGGCGAACAACTTCCGCACGGTGACGTCCGCGTGCCTCGCGGTCTCGCGCTGCACCGGAATCACGGTGTGGGGCATCCGCGACACGGATTCGTGGCGGGCGTCGGGAACACCGTTGCTGTTCGACGGCAACGGCCAGAAGAAGGCGGCGTACACGGCGACCCTCGAGGCGCTGAACGGCGACCCGGCTCCGCCGACTTCTTCCACCGTGCCCACTTCACCCGGCGGCTGTGCGGCGGCGTACGTCAAGACGGCGGAGTGGAACGTCGGGTTCAACGGCCAGGTGACGGTGACGGGCACGAACAACTGGGTGCTGACGATCACGTTCCAGGCACCGCAGAAGGTGATCGGCAGCTGGAACTACACGGGAACGTGGGACAGCACGGGCTACGTCCTGACGGCAAGGCCCAACGGCAGCGGCAACGTCATCGGCTTCACGGTCCAGCACGGCGGCAACCTGACACCGCCCACGGTGACCTGCGCGAGTGGGTAG
- a CDS encoding ATP-binding protein: MYRHTPETGVDTGESTDADQAGTTAPERFAAGAVVASTFEELAPALPNEMAGLRRKLIHWLGEFSLDPDSTHDITLATYEALANVAAHAYPDGHGWARLQARRADDAITVTVTDTGCGIPATRPRVAGLRTSGGRGLLLIDQVTDQSDIDSDAKGTTVRMTWRPPALRNAG; the protein is encoded by the coding sequence GTGTATCGACATACCCCGGAAACTGGCGTCGATACGGGCGAGAGCACCGACGCCGACCAAGCCGGGACCACGGCCCCGGAGCGCTTCGCCGCCGGAGCCGTGGTCGCCTCGACCTTCGAAGAGCTGGCGCCGGCCCTGCCCAACGAGATGGCCGGCCTGCGCCGCAAGCTGATCCACTGGCTGGGCGAGTTTTCGCTCGACCCGGACAGCACGCACGACATCACGCTGGCGACGTACGAAGCACTGGCCAACGTGGCGGCACACGCCTACCCGGACGGCCACGGCTGGGCCCGCTTGCAGGCCCGCCGGGCGGATGACGCGATCACGGTGACGGTGACGGACACCGGCTGCGGAATCCCGGCGACCCGCCCCCGCGTGGCGGGACTGCGCACTTCGGGAGGCCGCGGCCTGCTGTTGATCGACCAGGTGACGGACCAGTCCGACATCGACTCGGACGCCAAGGGAACCACGGTCCGCATGACCTGGCGCCCACCGGCTCTCCGCAACGCAGGTTAG